A window of the Alnus glutinosa chromosome 4, dhAlnGlut1.1, whole genome shotgun sequence genome harbors these coding sequences:
- the LOC133866466 gene encoding vacuolar iron transporter homolog 1-like, producing MAANQNAKFTVPSTDLEQQSTLELEAKEFDYSKRSQWLRAAVLGANDGLVSTASLMMGVGAVKQDIKAMILTGFAGLVAGACSMAIGEFVSVYSQLDIELAQLKREKQSGEEDEEGGEKESLPNPLQAAAASALAFSMGAIVPLLAASFIKEYKVRVGMIVGTVSLALAFFGWLGAVLGRAPVLKSTARVFVGGLIAMGITFWLTKLIGSSAL from the coding sequence ATGGCAGCCAACCAAAATGCGAAATTCACCGTTCCCTCCACTGACCTCGAGCAACAGTCGACGCTGGAGCTCGAGGCCAAGGAGTTTGACTATTCCAAAAGATCCCAATGGCTACGGGCCGCCGTCTTAGGAGCCAACGACGGGTTGGTGTCGACAGCATCATTAATGATGGGTGTCGGAGCAGTGAAACAAGACATAAAGGCCATGATACTTACTGGGTTTGCGGGTCTGGTTGCCGGGGCGTGTAGCATGGCCATCGGAGAGTTTGTGTCCGTGTACTCGCAGCTGGACATAGAGTTGGCCCAGCTGAAAAGAGAGAAGCAAAGTGGGGAAGAGGATGAAGAGGgcggagagaaagagagtttgcCGAACCCGTTGCAAGCTGCGGCGGCATCGGCTCTTGCGTTTTCAATGGGTGCAATTGTTCCGTTGCTGGCGGCGTCGTTTATAAAGGAGTATAAGGTGAGGGTGGGGATGATTGTGGGGACGGTGAGCTTGGCTTTGGCGTTTTTCGGGTGGCTGGGGGCTGTCTTGGGGAGGGCGCCAGTGTTGAAGTCAACTGCGAGGGTTTTTGTTGGAGGTTTGATTGCTATGGGAATAACCTTTTGGTTAACCAAGCTGATCGGCTCAAGTGCGCTCTAA
- the LOC133867454 gene encoding protein WHAT'S THIS FACTOR 1 homolog, chloroplastic, which yields MVIKMLLQNLNSCSPRLYNPPSLVPLIRNFSLWSMKKEPDLESALSRNRRWIVNNQIKYIILRYPDQVVPVKFLQKKFKTLDLQGKALNWLKKYPCCFEVYLEGVEHYCRLTKRMMFLVEEEEAVKDMQEPVFVERLAKLLMMSLNHRLNVVKLNEMKRNFGFPDDYLIRIVPKYSDLFRVVNYSGRRSSMEIELVSWNPDLAVSKIEASAQKQSSQPCFSCSLPPTWVKSWERFHKFNAAPYISPYLDRRGLVEGSEEMEKRTVGLVHEFLSLTLWKKASILKLGHFRREFGLPEKLNVLLLKHPGIFYVSNKYQIYTVLLREGYNGSELIDKDPLVVVKEKFGELMQEGLHEYNRRHHLVNVEKKKKAMVLARLDKSKDRSSEVSDNDDQGDKLGGLFDPEERKRFYKILFDDTAP from the coding sequence ATGGTGATTAAGATGCTTTTGCAAAATCTTAATTCCTGTAGTCCTCGACTCTATAATCCACCATCCCTTGTGCCACTTATTCGAAATTTTTCACTCTGGTCGATGAAGAAGGAACCAGATCTCGAATCGGCTCTGTCTAGGAATCGTAGGTGGATAGTTAATAATCAGATCAAGTACATAATTCTTCGATACCCAGACCAGGTAGTGCCAGTGAAATTCCTCCAGAAGAAATTCAAGACCCTTGATCTCCAAGGCAAAGCTCTCAATTGGCTCAAAAAATACCCATGTTGCTTTGAAGTTTATCTTGAAGGTGTCGAGCACTACTGCCGGCTGACGAAACGGATGATGTTTTTggtagaagaggaagaagctgtCAAAGATATGCAGGAACCTGTATTTGTTGAGAGATTGGCGAAGTTGCTTATGATGAGCTTGAATCATAGACTCAATGTTGTTAAACTCAATGAAATGAAGAGGAATTTCGGTTTTCCAGATGACTATCTAATTAGAATTGTGCCAAAGTATTCGGATTTGTTTCGGGTTGTTAATTATAGTGGGAGAAGGAGTTCAATGGAGATTGAACTGGTGTCATGGAACCCTGATTTAGCAGTTTCCAAGATTGAAGCCTCTGCTCAGAAGCAGAGTTCTCAGCCATGTTTTTCATGTTCATTGCCCCCAACTTGGGTGAAGTCATGGGAAagatttcacaaatttaatgcaGCTCCTTATATTTCGCCGTACTTGGACCGCAGAGGTTTAGTGGAGGGATCAGAGGAGATGGAGAAGAGGACTGTGGGGTTGGTGCACGAGTTCTTGTCATTGACCCTGTGGAAGAAAGCTTCAATTTTGAAGCTAGGCCATTTTAGGAGAGAGTTTGGGTTGCCAGAGAAATTGAACGTTTTGCTGCTCAAGCACCCTGGCATATTTTATGTTTCAAACAAGTATCAGATATATACAGTACTTCTCAGAGAGGGATATAATGGGTCAGAACTGATTGATAAAGATCCTCTGGTTGTTGTGAAAGAAAAATTTGGGGAACTAATGCAGGAGGGACTTCATGAATACAATCGGAGGCACCATTTGGTGAAtgtagagaagaaaaagaaagccatGGTTTTGGCTAGATTAGATAAAAGCAAGGACAGAAGCTCTGAAGTATCTGATAATGACGATCAGGGAGATAAGTTGGGTGGCCTGTTTGACCCGGAAGAAAGAAAACGATTCTATAAAATTCTGTTTGATGATACTGCTCCATGA